In Lactuca sativa cultivar Salinas chromosome 5, Lsat_Salinas_v11, whole genome shotgun sequence, the DNA window AGCAATAAATCTTATAATAATATACCTGCAATTTAAAAGGAGGTTGGAGGGGGCAGAGCACCCGGCACCCCACTTGTTGCCTCCGCCACTGGACATCCAGATAAACGTTTCCCTTTTCTAATcgttataatttaattaataaattagacAATATTAAATGATTTTACAACTTAATATATAAGTATTCTGTAATACATGATTCAAATAAAGAAGCCCTAACTTATTATTTAGATCCCCAAATTACTTCTTAATCTAACCTTCTCTTCACGGTAATACAATAGGGAAGTGATTTGTACACAACAAATTTTTTCCGTACACAACAATTCATGCTTTATAGAGTTGTACAAATACAATATTTTAAagcataaattgttgtgtatggataAAAAGTGTTGTGTACGAATCAGCTTCCTAATACAATCAACAAATAGCCGGTTTTTAATGGCAAACAATAATATTTaatacataattattatttttcaaagaacataacatatatacaaaaAATGTAAGGGTATGCATTTGCATACCCGTTGTATACATGAGATTGGTCCCTTGTTATAATGTTAAAATGAAATGAAAGGAGGTTTTTAGTAATTTGAtacaaccaaaaatatagttttactaAAGTGTACACAGTAAAAAATATTGACAAATATGCGTTATTAAGAAAAACTATGTCATTTTCAATAACTAATTAACTATGAaatattattcatatattaaGTTGATATAAATATAATGGAACCATATGATAAAAGAGACATTTATTAGAACCGCTTCATCTTAATCACTTATACTTGTGGATTACACGTGATAAAGTTAAATATAATTTTTGAGTTAGGTTTTACATTTTACACCATCTTTAAATTAACATATCAAGTAAATTATATTGATAATTCATAAGTTTTAGCATTAAGATGTTAATAATTTGTACTAATGTGGTATCAGAGACAAAACTCTTACACTAGCTATTATCCCACTCTCCCTCATCGTCGAGCCACTTTTTTCTCTCATCAACCACCTTTTTTTTCCTTATTCCTTCTTTACGACCAAACCCAAATTCCATCACGCATTAGCCATGAATAACATGAAAACTTTTATCCCTATCACTCATGAAAATGGAAAAAAGACAACATTCTTCATTGGTAGAATTGTTCAAGATACACTTTCATGCATACCAAATCATCAATCACATCCTCCCGACTCCCTCCATTCACAAAGACGCCTCCCCGTCCTTCGAAAAAGATACCAATTCTCTCTTCCTTATAATCAAGAAGTCAATTAATTCCTACATCTTCTTCCCCAATGTACCATTCCCATTTAATGGAATATTATTGGCTTTATATTCAATAATAGATAATTGGTGGCTCAATGGGTAACACTTGGGCATCCATAAGAGAGGTTTCAAATTCAAACATCAGGGATTTCAATCAAGGGTTGGCGAGGAAAGTGTGTGTGACACAATTCCAAAATGAGTTAGTATCATCGCCAAATACGAGCCCTCTCTTCAAATCTCGCAATATCAGGGAGCCACAGTGGACTGGACAACAGGAAACCCATTTAATGCTCTTGTTTTAAGAATATTAGGATTTAAATGCTTCGTATTATTGCTTATACAATGTTTTACGAATATTGTGATGTAACTCCTTTGTATTATTGTTTACCCAGTTACccttatgtatatgtatgcaaaCTTGGATATATAATAAACGGATATGAATTGATACCGAGTGAAAGTATAAGgggtatatatataaatatgtgaaGGGGGAGGGAATGGAAATGGATAAGAGCCTTTTGAGAGAAGGAAATGGCGAAGTGAATTGAGAGAAGGAAATGGCGACAGCAAACACCATTTCGCGACTTGCCACTCACCAGTTCAACTCGAGGATTTCCCGACACATTGCGCCACATTCATCACCGGAGAGAAAGTTGAGAACTTTAACAGTGAGGTGCGCAGTGTTCCCTGAGGAACGGCGGGAAACTAGGCGACTCGTCTCCATCTCCGTCGTCCTCCTCCACTTTCTCTCTATCCCAAAAGGTACGCACTGTTTTGTTCATTAATTTACACATACGATCCATCAAGTAGCACACCGAACTCTCTGAAATAAGAGATGTCGATTATTGGGCAGCTTCCTTAGAGATTTTCAGTTGCTTTATAAATCGTAGCGTTTTGTTACTGTTTACCTGATATTCTGAACTGAAATTTGGCTTTCGAGCTTGAATTTGGATGCAGATGCGACAGCTAGCCCATTTGATAAGTACGTGAAAAGGTAATTAAATCCTAGACGATGATCTTAACTTTCGTCATTTAGATAAAAATCATGCGTAATTTATCTGTTCTTTTACTATTAAACCTTCATCTGAAATGTTTCATCTAGAAAAAAGCTTGAACCACTGGAGGCTTACGTCCCAGCCATCATCCTGACTGAGATGCAGATTGAAGAACTAGGTAACCCTATTTTCTCTACCTTCACCATTTTCATACTTGAGTTCACAAGTAGAGCAATGTATTTGATTGACACTTTATGTAGGTAAAACACTGGAAGCTGAGCAGCCTCAGTATGCTGCTTGCAGGAGTCTTTTACGTGCTGGCCCAGCAGCATCATTGAGAATGAACATTCGAGCAGTAAGTCCATGCTTTTTCTCAACTTTTTTTTGACTTAATCCAGTAAGCTATATATAGTATAGATGGTGTTTGTTTTTGACTTAATACAGAGGCTCTGAAATGATTGTGATTGTATAGGTTGCACAGTATGCAAATGAAGTTGGCAATGATAAAACTGCTTCCAATGATGTGGATCAATGTCTCAGGTAGCCCTTAATGTTGCCATTAAGTTACTTAATTTGTTCCTCATACCTTTTGGAAATTACCATTTTGTCCTCACTAATGGGCTTATGTCTGAAAGAGCATTGGAAGAACTTGATTCACTATTGCTACATGCATCAAGAAATGAACCCGGAGCTTCAGTTAAATCAATGAAGTCAAACATTGGCATAGCTGTTAGTGCATTAAACAGGTAATTTTACTATGGTAgtgtttggtatgatggaatcagggAAGGAATGGAATGACTTATTCCATTACCTTGTTTATTCATGCAGCCTACTTGAGACTGTTCCTACAGACATACTGAAAAAGGGCAAGGCAATAGCCGATGCATATAATACACCAGAAGAAGATTTTGCACCTGAAAATTTGGACCCAAACTTGAAGCAGTTGGAATCAATACTATGAGTTTATGATCATGCAAGCTATATAATATGCCTATAGTTGGTATGTACAGTTTGTGATCAATATTCAATATTATGATGAGGCAAAATAGATATACATAACTATACTTTTACAATTACAAGATTTTCTAGATTACGTGTTTATATTTTCAGAAACTATATTATATCAAATCATGAAATAAAAAGTTTCATACAAAACAAAGAACTTATCAAATAGCCCAAAGTAGTGATATTTAGTTATTTAGCACATAATTAAATCATCAAATTGTTTTATTAAGGGTTAATGACTTGGAGAGGGTTAGGTACTATGCCCATGTACAACATTTAGTCCGTAAGCTATTTTTTGAATATGGTTTACCATTAAGCTTTTGGTGTAGGTTATGTCTGTTACAttgtttatttgaaaaaaaaaatattaaatgttAATTGTGTGGATAAGGTCAGTTAATTTAGAGAATAATGTACTATGCGTgacatatgtatttaatcactAGGTTATTTTCTGTACATGATTTCCTATTAAACTATAATTATGACTATGTATTAAAGGTAAATATTGATTTGACATTTGTTTATTATGTTTGGTGTATACATTTAATCATTAAACTCCTTGGAAGAAGGTTTAGGATATGCCATAACTCCTTGTAAAAGGTTTTACAAATAAGTTGATCAAAGAACCTACAAATTATTAGTATCTCATTTACACAACAAAGTAAGTTAGATGACTTACATACTAAATACTAAGTCTACAAATACATATTAGATCTATCTCAACCAACAACACAACAAAAATATTAACTCAATCACTTACAAATGAAGGTAAGGGGGAAGTTGGATGGTCGGTAGCTCCCAACATAGAGACGAGATATTGCTTCCGAAAAAAAAACATCcaacagaaaaagaaaataaacatgcagttacaaataaatatataaaaagtaaaaatttgTAATCTTATCCAAATTGATGTTGCTCCTACATGAAATCTATGCGTAGAAAACGTCAGGACATTATGATTTTTTAAAATGGTATACGACTGAATGAATAGATCgaaaaatgagaaaaaacaaTAACACACTAAAAAAAGGTAAAGGTCTGTTAGTAGATGCTAGATCAACATTTTCTATAATACTCGATTATAATGACAATTTTTTAACAAACTAATAATATTTAATCGTAAATCGTAATACAAAAAATAGCTTTGTGACTAAACGTGTACATGGGGCATAATACGTTACTTTCTCTAGTCATTAATTATATccacgtaatatatatatatatatatatatatatatatatatatatatatatatatatatatatatatatatatatatatatatatatatatatatatatatatatatat includes these proteins:
- the LOC111880569 gene encoding uncharacterized protein LOC111880569; amino-acid sequence: MATANTISRLATHQFNSRISRHIAPHSSPERKLRTLTVRCAVFPEERRETRRLVSISVVLLHFLSIPKDATASPFDKYVKRKKLEPLEAYVPAIILTEMQIEELGKTLEAEQPQYAACRSLLRAGPAASLRMNIRAVAQYANEVGNDKTASNDVDQCLRALEELDSLLLHASRNEPGASVKSMKSNIGIAVSALNSLLETVPTDILKKGKAIADAYNTPEEDFAPENLDPNLKQLESIL